The genomic interval CAAGTACGAACCAAAACCGCTGTGAATTGCACAGCCATGGATCAACCTTCCGTTTCTGAGCATTGCCATTGTGGCGCAAGCGTGGAGAGCAGCTCCGTAAGTGAAGTCGTCGGGGCAAAGTGACTTCCTGATCATGTCAGCGAAGAGCACCAGGGCTTTCTCTCCATGACCGTTCCTTGCGAAACCGATGATCATCGCAGTCCAGGAGATGGCGTTGGTCTCAGGTGCTCTCTCAAACAAGGCAGCAGCTTGTTCCACGTCCCCAAACTTCATGCTGGCGTCGATCATGGCGTTCCAGGAGATCAAAGTCCGTTGAGGCATTGCGTCGAACACCATCTGTACGTCCCCGCGGGAGTTGAAACTTGCGTAGAAGCTGAGCAGAGAGTTGCCGACTTCTGTTGTTACACTCCATCCTCTACGTAGAACGATCGAGTGGATCATAAGGCCAAGGCTTGGCTTTTTCATCTCGGAGGAAGCGTTAATGAGGCTGGCGAAGGTGGTCACGTCGCCATTGATTCCGTACATCTGCATCTCCTTGAAGAGCTCGACGCAGGATTCACCGAGTCCCAATTGAGCATATCCGACCATGAGCGTGTTCCAGGCGACCGTCGTCCTAGCTGGCATTTGGCCGAACAATCGACGCGCGTCCGGGAGTCGACCTGAGACGACATAACCACGGAGAAGCGCGCACCAGGTGACTTCGTTTCGCTCCTCCATTTCCTCGAACACCAGCGCGGCGTCCGATGGGCGGGAGCACTTGCCGTACATGTCGATAAGGGCGTTGCAGACTGGGAGCCGGCCGTGGAAGCCAAGGCGGAGCAGGAGGGCGTGATGCTGCCTGCCGCCGCGGAGTTCGCGGAGGTCTGCGGAGGCGGAGAGGGCGGCGGTGAAGGAGAAGGGGTCGGGCGCTGGCGCGGGAACGGCGGATGAGGATCTCATAAGGGCGAAGAGGGAGAGCGCCTGAACTGGGAGTCCACAGCCGGAGTACGCGGTGAGCATGGCGTTCCAGGCAACGGTGTCCCTGTCGGTCATATCGTTGAACAACTTCCGGGCGGCGGAGATGCGGCCGCAGCGAGCAAGACGGAGGAGCTCGGAGGTGGCGGAGATGAGATGGGCTCGTTTCGCCGCGACATTGAGATCCATCCAAAGCCTGACCGCGCGCGCCTGCCCCGGTCACCGAGCGCCTCCGGAGCATTGACGGTGTCACCCCTTCCGCTGCGAATCTGGCACCTGCTCTGCGAACAATCAGCGAACGGCCATGCACTGGAAAAAAAAAATCGCTCGGCCGTGTACTGAATTAGGTAGTGGCCCCACTGAAAAAGGTTGATTCGTTATTCAGCAGCCCCTAGTACCGGCAGGATAGATATGGAGAAATATATACATAGAAGTGGAGTAaattagacccgaccccgggtcgGGGACCCGGCTCGTAATCTGGTCAACGAGCTGGTTGCTCGTTGACCTGGTTCGCGGGGTCGaatcggaaccggcccggcaagttgccagGGCGGTTCGGGTTCATTTGTTTTAAAACCGACGAATCGTCagttaaccggcgggttgaaccggcggttcagccgcaattttttttttttttaaacggcttgaaccaacggttcatagccgttggaaccaccggttaaccggcggttcgtagccatTGGGAggattttttgggtattttttttcaacggttagaatcatttgaccgttttttgatcaatagttatgatttagtgtccgttactatcaaaactctataaatagagagctcatttcatcatttttcacacacatcttctctactcttaatctcattttcgtattctctaatctctacacactttcgtttccaattttcaattacaacggaaggaggccgcggaggtacatcatctcgagctcgaaagggaaagcaaataatgaatccgcgggaggaccccaacattcaatccaccgatgatgaaatcgagcatcttccgaatccgacacccgaaacacaagaaaGTACCGatacaattacttctaaggttcgggaacttcctcctctaaagtcttctattttcactaaacattttgagaatgtcactcttccgtcgggagaaatgcgtgcaaaatgtaagcactgcaatgcttcctacaaattccaagccggcggcggctatgggtagttgaaacgacatgtagaaacgaagcacccgacggaatatggactcgaccgttctcaaacacaattatcaagattttcttcaactagcgataGTACCGAttccgatttatttttatattcaggtaataaattaagagaatcattagttaaatttgtttccatagaacatctttcttttaattttggatctaaatgcacaattgaagatttttgtaaaaaaCCTCTTAATCCAtttgctaaacgtgttcctaggactacacttactcgtacaattaaaaactTAGTAAAACAAGGGAAAacgaatttaattgatgaatttagtaaattagataataaaatttctttatgttccgatatttggagtgatcattggcaaacacattcgtatatgggtgtgacttgccattggatcgataactcttggaacctccaaaaaagattattagtttATAGagattttgatgaatcacataatgctcataatatcacacaattattatgtttaattttagaagaatatggtttaactcataaaatattttcaatatcattagataatgctagttccaataccgcttgtatagatgatctaaaatttgtttgtcaacctattattggaggtttattttttcatattcgttgtgtatgccatgttttaaatttatatgttcaagatgatttaaaaattttagaaagttatattaaaccaattagaattgtaatttcttatttatggtctcatccatctataatgaaacaatggggtagattttgtaaaattaatggaatgagacctaaaaaattttcacgtgatgtaccaacacgttggaattcaacatactaattattacaagattcatttcaatataaagaattattatgttcattttttgcataaaacactaatactaatatatatttattttcacaacaatggaatatttgtagtagtatttgtgaaaattTAAAAGTATCTAATGATACAACctaacaactttccggtgtttattatcacactgctcaattagttttagaaaatttttctaatatagtattagttttaaatgaacatattaataatgaatctttatctccttgcatcttagctatgaaaactaaatgggaaaaatatttttatttaattcttaaaatttatttaattgcatttgctttagatcctagatttaaatgagaagttttacaagaaatgttaactttatattatgacactttaattccaattaaagattattcttcccctgatccagttaatattatatataatgttagaatttatttatatgatatttataatcaatattatgcaaaatatggaacacaaattaatatttctgaaatataacaaactactagtagtaatttaaaatttacaaaagcacaactcttattaaaagaacggacaaaacgtccacgaggatcctcagttccacacaggaacttgagaattattttacgacttcttttgattttaatgaagcagatagtgaaaacttcgatatcttaaagtggtggtcacagaaggctcaaaactttcccgttctctccatgatcgcaaaagaaattttagcttgtccagtgtcaactgttgctgtggaacagacgttcagtgccgacgACAACATATTAAATGAACGACGATCagctttgtctcccgactcattggaagcccaagcattactggacgattggactagAGCGGAGAAaaaaatccaaggaatgcaactttcagatgacgaagttgaagattttgatactgaaggaacaaatacgacaggaacaggaaatggaagtgaatgaaaatgtaaaaggataaaaatataagagaactacgtgggctttgattcccctaaagggatacgtatgcaacttaaataagtgcaagttcttttttcaataaattttaatttctaatttttaatatttaatttttaatttttaattttttttaacatattaatcttgaaccgtggcgaaCCGTGACAAACCGTGAACCGAATCATAAACTGACGGTTCtaaaccgtgaaccgtaaccgtcttgggcggttaaggttaagggtcgacctgcctagaACCGTCAACCAGTAGTTCCGAATCCTCGGTTCCGAACCATGATCAGGTCTAGAGTAAAACGCCAGGGGCCATGCACTGAAACTTCACTAAAGAGAGGCTCGTGCTCATCACCGAGTGGTGGGCCTGGGCCCGACTTGAGTCTGAAATGGAGCCCAATCAGGCGTTCCTGCTGGCCCAGATGTGCGCTTGCCATATAAATGAATGATAATGCGTTGATAATTTGTTTTACCAAAGCCAACCACGTGTCTCCGGGCCATTCCCTCGTCCAATCGAGCCTATCGTGGACCCCATTTCACCCACAAAGTATCTCATGAATTTCTTAGAACACCCTTCTAGGTGCCGTTATATTCTCCTATGACCCGAGTTACGGAGGTTACTCTCGTAATTCCGGTCGTATAATGGCAGCCATAAAACGAAACGAATAAAACGCGCCCTCTCTCTCTTGAACATGGGAGAGCGACGCTTCTCCTTGTTCCTCTTTCCATCTCTCCTCCTTTCCCTTCTTGGTCAGGAACTACGCAGCGGAGCTGCAATGGCGACCGAATTGGCGAGGCGTTCTCCACCTCTTCACGGAATCAATGCCGGATTGGCTCTCGCATTGGTGCTGTTGTCATTCTGGATTGGGCCGGCCACGGCGGAGATCCGGGAAATGGAGATACGGTCGGACGGTCGGTCCATCATCCCCCTCGATGAGTTTGGCTTCACCCGGTGGGGTGGCTTAGAACTCAACGTCACCGGAATATCCTTCTCCTCCGATTCCTCGACGGGCGATCTGAACCTCTCGCAGCTGGGATTTTTTTTGTCGACTCGCGACGCCTGGCTCCTTGCCCTGCGCCAGATGCAGGATCACAACATCACCTGCGCCCTCAAGTCCAAGCTCGTTCGCGCGGTCTACTCTTTCGACCGCCTCGTCCCGCCGGTCAACCCCTCCGGCGTCCCCGTCGCCCGGGCTACCGCCTTCCGCCACGCCGTCAACCTCACCGACAGCCCCGGGCAGCTCTCTCTCGTCTTCGCCAACTGCCTGTCCCCGCTCCGAGTCTCCATGAGCGTCCGCTCCGCCATGTTCAACCGCCCGGACCCTCACGACCCCTCTACCCGCGCCTACCTATCTGTGGGAATCGCCGTGCTCCCTCAGATTTACTCTTTCCTCTTCTTTGCGTATGCAGCACTCGCCGTGTTCTGGGCCGCCGTTCTCCGCCGGAGGCGCCACTCCGTCTTTCGCATCCACTACTTTATGCTGGCTGTTGTCGTCCTCAAGGCCTTCAACCTCCTCTGCGAGGCCGAGGACAAGTCGTACACGGAGCGCACAGGTTCTGCTCACGGTTGGGATGTCGTTTTCTACATCTTCAATTTTCTCAAGGGCATATCCCTCTTCACCCTCATCGTCCTCATCGGCACTGGCTGGTCCTTCCTCAAGCCCTACCTCCAGGACCGCGAGAAGAAGGTGCTCATGACCGTCATCCCACTCCAGGTCGTCGCCAACATCGCCCAAGTCGTCATCGACGAGTCCGGACCCTACGCCAGCGACTGGATCACATGGAAGCAGCTCTCCTTCCTCATCGACATTGTCTGTTGCTGTGCCATCCTCTTCCCGATTGTCTGGTCCATCAATAACCTCCGGGAGGCTGCCAGTACCAACGGCAAGGCCGCCGTCAACCTCATGAAGCTTACCCTCTTCCGCCAGTATTACATCCTCGTCATCTTTTACATCTATTTTACCCGAGTGGTAGTCTACGCCGTCATTACAATCACCTCTTACCGATACCTGTGGACAAGCGTGCTGGTAGGGGAATTAGCTACCCTCGCCTTCTATCTCTTTACTGGGTACAGTTTTAGGCCTGAGGCTCACAACCCTTATTTCGCCATCGATGAAGAAGAGGAAGCTGCCGCCGAGGCACTCCAGCTGGAAGAGGAGGAATTTGAATTATAGGGCTGCCCAGAAAATATACTTTCCGACAGAATCACATTGCTGCGACGAGTATAAATGTTGCAGCAATTCACATTGCTAATCAATGTTGCTTGTAGTCACGTTTTCTTGACATAATAGTCCATCCAAGTAAACAGACAGCTGCTTTTTTCCGCGAGTTTTTGACTTTTGTCGACTAAAATTTATTCATGTACATAGAACAGCAACACTCTTTAACAGAAATAAGAAAAGATTGAACCTGTGATATAAAGTAGGAGATTAATGGGAAGACGAAGCCACCGGGATGTTAATACGAAACTGCTGCGTGAAATTGACTCGTCAAATTGTAGCCTAATATTCTGCAAAATATTAGCAGGAAAAATGGTTACTTATGAGGATAGACAACAATATCAAAAGaagtttttcttttctattagTTCAATTGTCGTAGCCTTGGTATGCTCTTTGTGGGAATTGAACTTTGATTGTTTGGGAGCAAATGTTACCACACCAAGCCCTGGGGAGCAAATGTTATAGTTCTTGATTCATATAAAAGTAAGTAAAATTATCTTTCTGTTGATATTATATGCTTGTTTGGGATGTCGTCAAAGTAGAAAGTTAAGAATCTCTGAATAAGACACCTTAAATTGTTGATCAATAGTTAAAGGTAATAAGGAAAAAGGTGGAGGTTGAAGATGAGGATTCAACTCCTATTACCCCACTAGACTTGTTGAACAATACCTCCATTAGAACTAAAAAAACATCAAAGTGAAAAGACTAAATATGGAAGTATGGTCATTGAATGATGACTCAAAAATTGGTATGCATTGGATGAGCTCTGAGAGGATCCAAGTAAAGGGCATCAATGGAAGACTAGGTTCACCAAGCAAAAGGCAAGGATGAAGGGAATCACTGACTTGATTTGCATCATTGGTGCCAAAATAGGAGTTAAGGAAGCCTTACAACTTTCAGTTCTTATAAAAAAATGTTTTCCATTTGAAATTTCCAAAGAACACATTGGTATCTAAAAGTCTatgataaagcacttgccctagGGTGCCCGCACTTAGTTCCATCCCTTAGACAAGCATGTGCATCCCCAAAATGGTTAATATGCCAAGAACAATGTGACTTGATCACTGAACATGCTTGATACTTGTAAAATAATTGTTAATTATCAAATATGTAAAGAATTGCTAAAGATACATATGCTCTTAATATGAAGTTTTCAAATATGTAGAATGAAGATGTCAACTTGCACACAAGCATAACAATCACCATAAAGCAATCAAGCAAACAGAGGACAAGGTAAGCGCAAGGGAGTTTAGAGTGTTTCTCCAAGGGATCGATGCCAAACCGTATCACTAGAATATAATCTGAGCAAAAAGGTACAAGGCATACCTCCTCAAGCCCATAAATTGGCAACTGGTTGAGCCCTGAAGTGATAACTGTGATCAGAGTCTTGGATACAGGTTTTTCTAACTATACAACAGAAAATTGGTGATAAAGTGGAACCAAAATGCTGTTGTGTTTTATCATCTATTCTGTTGTATAGTTAGCAAAATCTGCATCCCAGACTCCGATCCCATACTTATCATTTCACCAAGTCAATAATTCCGATTTTGACAAAAACAAACTAAGCATAAAGCGTATATCCAATGAGTTTAGGTCAAGCCCAGATGCATCAAAGATGTTCTAGGACAAGTGTAGAAGTTAAGGATTAGTTGAATTAAGATGAAGGCGCACTATGGATTCCAGAAAAGAAACCTACAATAGTATTCCTCACCAGAATACTATCCACACAAGTAGACTAGGTCACATTAACATGCTAAAAAAAGAAAACCTTTAGTGATTAGAAATTGCAGACACCTAGTGACCTCAATCATAACCATGTTTTGCAAGATGTCGAGGATAACCTGACAAAAGTTTCAGATCAGCAATTCAACACAGAGATGAACTGTCGACTTGTACGACCCAGTCAATCTGACAAGTCATTTTGAGAACAAGTGTTCCGTCTACATGAAGATAAAACATCAAGATGGTTGGTCAATGTAAGAAAAACAACACGAGAGTGCTTTCCATGGAGGTAAAGGACAACAAAGAAAGTTAGTGGTAAGATAAACATGTTAGCCCACAAATTAGAGTTTAGAGATATGTGCATATATCATGCACATATATGAACTTAGATTCCGTTCACTCAAATTTATACTCTAACAAGAATGGAAACCAAGCTAGCCTCAAACATATTTATGCAGTTTCATGGATACTTGTCAAAATTTACACAAATTGTCACACCCTCGGTGTGAAACCTGAGCAAAATAGGAAGCTTTAAGCTTATATGATGTGAGCTACTAAAAAAACTGGACTAAGAATATTTTGGACCAGTGGTAGGATCTCATGAGTTAATGCGTCAGCTTTCTCATCTAAGTAGGTTGTTACAATTGATATGAAATGGACCAAATCCTATGCATGGTTAAGTGTTGGTAAGGATTGTCTACACAGGGTGTAGCCACCATTAGGTTCATATGCCGGATTCAATAGTGATTCTAGGTTATAAATTGGAAGCAAACCAAGTGGGGGTGATTTTGACACTCCAATTTAGTGCTGCAGGATAAGTTTTTTGTAGGAGGCTTTGGTCACAATATCTATTCAACGCATTGTACTTTGTACTTTTTCCCTTGTTCCTTTCTCCACAGGTTTATTTACTTTCATTCCGCAACAGGCCATGTTGATAATAATCGGTTTGACAAAAGTAGAGTTGTTGCAATCTAAGGAAAGACACAGCATAAACGATAGGAAGTAGAGAACACTTGGatcaaaaatttaagaaaataagtTGAATTAAATCATCTAGGAATAATACTAGAGAAACCTATTTTGCCAATGAACTAAAGGGGAAAAGCATACGGTCACAATTCTTTGATCTAGTCGTACCTAGACCGTGGGTTTCcgtttaaatccttgacctggaTCATCCTCGGAGGGGAAGGCACTGAGGGCTGTGACGGCGGCGGTGGGCGGGCCGACCCTGCAGCGCCTCTCGACCATCTCGTCGACGGCGGTGGGATCGCCAGAGAAGAGGGCCTCCACGGAGCCGTCCCTGCGGTTGCGCACCCAACCGTTGAGCCCGAGCTCCCGGGCGGTCTGGATCGTCCAATCACGAAAGAACACTCCCTGCACCCGCCCTTTGATCACCACCCGCAGCTGAAAGGAAATCAACGCTATTAGGAATCATCAGATGCgaggggggagagagagagagaataaagagagtaCAGTTTTGGAGGACGGAGGCATCGGCGGCGGCATTGCGGCGGTGGCGACGGTGTTCATAAGGTGCCAACGGCAGCGGCGGATGGAGATTAAGGCTATGTTTACTCTAGAGGGTggatgaggaaaggaaaggaatcaaCGATAGAAAGTTGTCTTTGGAGGAAgataaaagaaagggtgaagaaatcttttcctttgcacacttgtttatcttgatagaggaaggtgaatacttatgatataattttgtaaataaaaaagggtgcatgcgtcatttttttggtacatagtgtaattttgtgatttaaaaagggtacatgcgtcattttttttggtatatggtgtaattttgtgaatgcaaaaggggtacatgcgtcattttttttccatccgttgctttccgtccgattttgaggtgattgattttggctccaaaattatCCGCGAATGGATTACATTACTTTTCCTTcgaaaaattttaatgaagtaaacgacggaaacttttccaccgtggaaacttttccttaattttactttcCACTCTTCCAAGTAAACAGAGCCTAAGCGAAGAGGAAGAACCAGAGAAAGGTCGAGAAATGAAGACTGACACAAAGTTGTGATGGTTACGTACCATGTAACGATATATCTGTGCCgtggttgatttttttttattatttattaaatgtaatttatATTAGATTTTTAATATAACCTTTTTTAGGTTAACTGCTCAATGTAACTTTtgataacttaaataaatttattagtaatttccatTTTTTTCATTAAATTTGTGCATATTTTAATATCACTCGAGCCAATGGGGCATGGCATTAAAGATAGAATTACAACTTCAACAAATTAAACGTTCACGGTAAACACGCTTctcaatttattttgataatctaTAAAAAGATTTTATAAAACAGAACCGATCACCCCCAAAAAGGATTGGTCGGCAAAAACGTGCCAACTAAAAAACAAAACGGAGCAAGTGATCTTGCTAAACTCCAAGTTGATGCATGTGATCGTTGTTGGCGGACATGGTAACCGCATAACGTTGGCATAAGCAACCATAACAACAAAACGTCTACAATTCTTGCTATCTTAATGGGAACAATACATGCCTATATTAGCATAATAAAAGTGTTCATATCCTCATGGAGTAAAAATTTAAAGAGATTAAATGCAGATCAATCTAAACCTTTAGATTGAATGCATGTTTTGTTAATCATCGTCCCTTTCTTCTGCCCTTGTTACCTTTTCCTTTCCTATTTCCTTTACCCTttcctttcccttttccttttccttttttatgGCTCTTCTTGTAATCCAAATCATCCCCGTTTTTGGATGCACTACTACCACTGGGTTTCAACAGATGCTTCACATCCAGAACACCTTTCCTGAAATTACGCTCACTCGTTTTCAGTATCCGCTCCTCCGGCTTCAGCTTCCTATCTTTACTGTCCGTCCTCGATCGATTCCTTGTGAACCGGCCGAGAATCAAGTCCTAAAATCAtcgaatatatataaaataaaatccaTAGAACAAAAAGAGAATGCGCAAGTGATGGATTAGATGATTACCAGTTCCTGTTGCTTTAGCTCTCTCTTCTTCTGATTTTTCATAGCAGGTTTTGCCACACTCAACGGTGTGCGGTGCTTCTTAACAGGCTATTACATAGACAATCATCAAATCAGATACGTATTCAACAAGTCGATGAGATGACGAGAGGAAGAAAGTCTCAATGCAATCTTGCCTTTCCACCTAAGTcgacaacttttctattctccaGTTGCTTCCGCTCCTTCCATGGCATATTGGATGCACCTAAATGAAGAAGGAAATGATTGGTAGCAAAAACATGATTCTAAGTATAGTTATTAGAATGGTACAATTTATGATTCATATCATATCGAAAAATACAGTTCTTATGTATGAATCAGAAATGGAAAGAACCTAACGTAGTCAATAGTAGTTAAGGTAGTAGACCAAGCAACAAACAAACACTGAGAAGAACAAGTCTTATGAGACATACACAATGATAGTGAGGGTAAAATAGATAGTAACATAAAAATCACATCAAATCAAAGCCAATCTTCCATTAACTGACAATGActtttctatataaagaacctttGATGAATAAATTTCTTATTGCTAATGTCAATTTAATTCTTTGGGAATTTACTGGAACGATATGATATGAATACTAATATATTGCCATCAATGTAAGATATGAACTTATATACTTTATCATGAATCACATCATCTTAGTCCATCGTGCTATAAAAGTAATATTATATTGTTTTACTATGATAtaaaaatgattctaaaaaacaATTAGCAATTCGAAATTTCACAAAAAACATTCACAATATGAATCTCAATTTGATAACCTTGTTGATATTTTTTATATGtaatagatttaaaaaattcagaTGCCAACTACTTATTAATGACTTTATAATTCAAATTGTAGCAAAAGCACCATACCCAAGTATTCAATGTCTTTAAATATCTTCCTGATATCAATCTCCTCACTCTCACTGTCCTGGTCGGCAGATTCATTCGTAACTGGCCTACTGTACATATTGGCAAGGTTTCCTGActgaaaaagacaaaaaaaaaaaaaaaagagttgatcTAGGCAAAGAGAAACCAACTGAGATGACATAaacaaacataaataaaaaagatgCTGCAGGATCATATATGGGTATGATTCAAAGGATAAGTTCTATCGATAAATGGATGAAATATTAAAACCAAGGAA from Zingiber officinale cultivar Zhangliang chromosome 6B, Zo_v1.1, whole genome shotgun sequence carries:
- the LOC121991911 gene encoding protein CANDIDATE G-PROTEIN COUPLED RECEPTOR 7-like: MGERRFSLFLFPSLLLSLLGQELRSGAAMATELARRSPPLHGINAGLALALVLLSFWIGPATAEIREMEIRSDGRSIIPLDEFGFTRWGGLELNVTGISFSSDSSTGDLNLSQLGFFLSTRDAWLLALRQMQDHNITCALKSKLVRAVYSFDRLVPPVNPSGVPVARATAFRHAVNLTDSPGQLSLVFANCLSPLRVSMSVRSAMFNRPDPHDPSTRAYLSVGIAVLPQIYSFLFFAYAALAVFWAAVLRRRRHSVFRIHYFMLAVVVLKAFNLLCEAEDKSYTERTGSAHGWDVVFYIFNFLKGISLFTLIVLIGTGWSFLKPYLQDREKKVLMTVIPLQVVANIAQVVIDESGPYASDWITWKQLSFLIDIVCCCAILFPIVWSINNLREAASTNGKAAVNLMKLTLFRQYYILVIFYIYFTRVVVYAVITITSYRYLWTSVLVGELATLAFYLFTGYSFRPEAHNPYFAIDEEEEAAAEALQLEEEEFEL
- the LOC121991912 gene encoding acylphosphatase-like; the protein is MNTVATAAMPPPMPPSSKTLRVVIKGRVQGVFFRDWTIQTARELGLNGWVRNRRDGSVEALFSGDPTAVDEMVERRCRVGPPTAAVTALSAFPSEDDPGQGFKRKPTV
- the LOC121991913 gene encoding uncharacterized protein LOC121991913, which codes for MVKSRETEVVYAPSNSHGRKSHSGSIASEKWNFLSGNLANMYSRPVTNESADQDSESEEIDIRKIFKDIEYLGASNMPWKERKQLENRKVVDLGGKPVKKHRTPLSVAKPAMKNQKKRELKQQELDLILGRFTRNRSRTDSKDRKLKPEERILKTSERNFRKGVLDVKHLLKPSGSSASKNGDDLDYKKSHKKGKGKGKGKGKGNRKGKGNKGRRKGR
- the LOC121991910 gene encoding pentatricopeptide repeat-containing protein At2g36980, mitochondrial-like — its product is MDLNVAAKRAHLISATSELLRLARCGRISAARKLFNDMTDRDTVAWNAMLTAYSGCGLPVQALSLFALMRSSSAVPAPAPDPFSFTAALSASADLRELRGGRQHHALLLRLGFHGRLPVCNALIDMYGKCSRPSDAALVFEEMEERNEVTWCALLRGYVVSGRLPDARRLFGQMPARTTVAWNTLMVGYAQLGLGESCVELFKEMQMYGINGDVTTFASLINASSEMKKPSLGLMIHSIVLRRGWSVTTEVGNSLLSFYASFNSRGDVQMVFDAMPQRTLISWNAMIDASMKFGDVEQAAALFERAPETNAISWTAMIIGFARNGHGEKALVLFADMIRKSLCPDDFTYGAALHACATMAMLRNGRLIHGCAIHSGFGSYLYVANCLVNMYSKCGSISCAGKVFEEMRMRDLVSWNAMLFGFATHGCALEAFRVFDNMLLSGVSPDKFTFMGLLLACNHAGLIDVGKTVLKTMEDVHGLRPDIKHESCVTHMLGRAEFQATHSTGVLREMESSYEVLLRTAINNEEMDRHIKYVMLSNFLCANERWDEAERVRRRMMEEGVKKSPGCSWIEVKDMVVVFMSGKQSTEHLVDVNAVAGF